One segment of Cynocephalus volans isolate mCynVol1 chromosome 8, mCynVol1.pri, whole genome shotgun sequence DNA contains the following:
- the PADI6 gene encoding protein-arginine deiminase type-6, with the protein MSFQSIIRLSLDRPAHAVCVLGMEICLDLSGCAPQKCESFTIRGSGGVLIDVSNTVITEEENATVWCPLLDPTYVLVKMISPSPAVDEDKVLVSYYRPDKEVPAATAVLYLTGIEVSLEADIYRSGQIGTPSNKQADKKKWVWGPSGSGAILLVNCSPADMNQLIDKTKKVFSSEEIKNLSQMTLNVQGPSCILKKYRLVLHTSKEESKKAKVYWPQKDGSSTFELVLGPGQHSHTWAPLENQLKETFYIEALEFPSSTFSGLISYSVSLVEESQDLSIPETPVYKDTVVFRVAPCIFLPSTQMPLEVYLCRELQLQGFVNTVAELSERSNSQVASVYEDPNRLGRWLQDEMAFCYTQAPHKTISLILDTPRAVMLEDFPMKYSLSPGVGYAFQSTEDHRVASMDSIGNLMVSPPVKVQGKEYPLGRLLIGSSFYPSMEGRAMSKTLRDFLCAQQVQAPVELFSDWLMTGHMDEFMCFIPTDNTEGRKGFQLLLASPSSCYKLFRKQQQEGYGGALMFDEVRGDQLLSNGREARTIDQLLADESLRKQNEYVEKCIGLNRDILKRELGLVESDILDVPQLFCLELLTNVPSDQQTRKPFARPYFPDLLQMIVMGKNLGIPKPFGPQIKGTCCLEEKICQLLEPLGFKCIFIDDFDCYLTNIGDFCACANIRRVPFAFKWWKMEP; encoded by the exons ATGTCCTTCCAGAGCATCATCCGCCTGTCCCTGGACAGACCTGCCCATGCTGTTTGTGTGCTGGGCATGGAGATCTGCTTGGATCTCAGTGG GTGTGCCCCGCAGAAGTGCGAGTCCTTCACCATCCGTGGCTCTGGGGGGGTCCTGATCGACGTCTCCAACACGGTAATTACGGAGGAGGAGAATGCCACTGTCTGGTGTCCTCTGTTGGATCCCACGTACGTGCTAGTGAAGATGATATCACCCAGCCCTGCTGTGGATGAGGATAAA GTTTTGGTCTCATATTATCGGCCCGACAAGGAAGTCCCTGCAGCCACTGCTGTGCTGTACCTGACTGGCATTG AGGTCTCCTTGGAGGCAGACATCTACCGCAGTGGGCAAATTGGGACACCAAGCAACAAACAGGCTGACAAG AAAAAATGGGTCTGGGGCCCCAGTGGTTCAGGTGCCATACTGCTTGTGaactgcagccctgctgacatgAACCAGCTCATAGACAAGACCAAGAAAGTGTTCTCGTCAGAAG AAATAAAGAATCTGTCCCAGATGACACTGAATGTCCAGGGACCCAGCTGTATCCTAAAGAAATACCGACTGGTCCTCCACACCTCTAAGGAAGAGTCAAAGAAGGCGAAAGTCTACTGGCCCCAAA AAGATGGCTCCAGTACCTTTGAGCTGGTGCTGGGGCCTGGCCAGCATAGCCACACCTGGGCCCCTCTTGAGAACCAGCTGAAGGAGACCTTCTACATCGAAGCTCTTGAGTTCCCCTCCTCCACCTTCTCGGGCCTGATTTCCTACTCTGTCTCCCTGGTGGAAGAGTCTCAAGATCTG TCGATTCCAGAAACCCCAGTGTACAAAGATACAGTAGTATTCCGGGTAGCTCCCTGCATCTTTCTTCCCAGCACCCAGATGCCTCTAGAGGTGTACCTGTGCAG AGAACTGCAGCTCCAGGGCTTTGTGAacacagtggcagagctgagcgAGAGGAGTAACAGCCAGGTGGCATCCGTCTACGAGGACCCCAACCGCCTGGGCAGGTGGCTCCAG GACGAGATGGCCTTCTGCTACACGCAGGCTCCCCACAAGACGATTTCCTTGATCCTTGACACCCCTCGGGCCGTCATGCTCGAAGACTTTCCCATGAAATACTCACTG AGCCCTGGTGTTGGCTATGCATTCCAGTCCACTGAGGACCATAGAGTGGCCAGCATGGATTCCATCGGGAATTTGATGGTGTCTCCGCCTGTCAAAGTCCAAGGCAAAGAGTATCCCCTAGGCAGGCTCCTCATTGGCAGCAGCTTTTACCCCAG CATGGAGGGCCGGGCCATGAGTAAGACCCTCCGAGACTTCCTCTGTGCCCAGCAGGTCCAGGCCCCGGTGGAACTCTTCTCAGACTGGCTGATGACCGGCCACATGGACGAGTTCATGTGCTTCATCCCCACAGACAACACGGAGGGCAGAAAG GGCTTCCAGCTGCTCCTggccagccccagctcctgctatAAACTTTTCCGAAAGCAGCAGCAAGAGGGCTACGGGGGTGCGCTGATGTTTGATGAGGTTAGAGGTGATCAGCTCCTCTCTAATG GGAGGGAGGCCAGAACCATCGATCAACTTCTTGCTGATGAAAGCTTGAGAAAGCAGAATGAATATGTGGAG AAGTGTATTGGCTTAAACCGTGACATTCTGAAGAGGGAGCTGGGCCTGGTGGAGAGTGACATTCTCGATGTCCCCCAGCTCTTCTGTTTGGAGCTACTGACTAACGTCCCCTCCGACCAGCAGACCAGGAAACCTTTTGCGAGGCCATACTTCCCTGACCTG CTGCAGATGATTGTGATGGGCAAGAATCTGGGGATCCCCAAGCCTTTTGGGCCCCAAATCAAGGGTACCTGCTGCCTAGAAGAAAAGATCTGCCAGTTGCTAGAGCCCCTGGGCTTCAAGTGCATCTTCATTGATGACTTTGACTGCTACCTGACCAACATTGGAGACTTCTGTGCCTGTGCCAACATCCGCCGGGTGCCCTTTGCCTTCAAATGGTGGAAGATGGAGCCTTAG